From the Xylella fastidiosa genome, the window ATCCTCATCGGTTTATAAGATTTCCTGATATTTCTTTATGTGGGGGCATATTTGTTGCATGGTTCCCTGATGAGTCGTGCATCAAAAAAGATGCAATTTTAGAGTGGCGATGTATTAGGAGGCAACCTCAAGTTTTGAGCGCCTATAAAAATCTATTCATTGAGCCAACTTCGTCAAGAATCTCCAAAAAAATAGTTAAATAAATATTGCACTGCGCATCTCCTATGCGATAGTTAGAAATAGTTAAAAGTTGTATCTCGATACTTTATGCAAAATGTGTTTGGCGAATTGTTCCGATTTTTTATCCGTTTCTATTTGCATCGGGACGATATGGGGAGCCATTACTCGATTTTTCCCTACAAGAGGTTCATGTCATCGCGTATGAAATTAACAGGACGTTTCAACTCGATAATGAGTTTGTCCTTAATGTGTGCGGTTACTCTGATGGCTTGCAATACCGCACCGCATTCTCTGGCCTCTTCTCTCCCGGTACCGGATGCACTGCTTTTTCCACAGGTGCAGCCTGAATACAAAGTTGCTCCTGGTGACTTATTGTTGATCAAGGTATTCCAAGTCGATGATCTGGAACGTCAGGTCCGTGTGGACAACACAGGGCGTATTACCCTGCCATTGTTAGGAAGCATTGAAGTATCCAATAAAGGTGCTGCTGAGTTGGAAACTCTGATAGCCAATCGTTACCGCAGTGACTATCTGCAGGATCCTCAGGTTTCTGTTTTTATCCAAGAAGCGAATGCACGCCGTGTCACCGTGACTGGTGCAGTGACCGAGCCGGGGACCTATCCATTGATCGGTAGCAATCTGACATTACAGCAAGTGATTGCTCAGGCTAAAGGTATAAACACGCTGGCGAGTCTTCAAAACGTGGTTGTATTCCGCACTGTCAAAGGGCAGAAGATGTTGGCGCGCTTTGATTTGGCACGTATTGAGCGTGGCAAGGATCCTGATCCTGAGATATATCCTGGTGATCTGGTTGTTGTTTACCGTTCCGACATGCGCTTGTTTTTGCGCACTCTGGTTGAAATTACCCCCTTCGTTATGGTCTGGCGCGCGTATCGATAACTATGGATTATCCCAATCAAACTTCTTCCGCTTTGTTTCACTCCTCAGAACCATTGGGTCTGAATCTTGTTGATTATTTACGTGTATTGCTCAGTCAATATTGGCTGATTATTGGTATTGCTATTGGCGCAACTTCGCTAACTTTTGGTGTCTCGTTGCTGCTTCCTCAAAAGTTTCGTGCCACTGCAACGTTACAGATTGAGCGCGATGTGCCTAAGGTGATGAATGTCGATAATCTGATCCCTGTAGAGTCGCCGCTTGATCGTGATTTTTATCAAACTCAATATCAGTTATTACAGAGTCGTTCGTTAGCGCGTGCAGTCATTCGTAAGATGAACTTGGGTCGAGAGCCAATGTTCAAACCACTCGTTGATAAGGTATTGTCAAAGGTACAGAGTCTTCCAGTTAATACTCGTAACACGGCTATCGAGAGTGCATTGATAGAAATGATGTTGAACAGTTTAAAGATCGAACCAATCCTCAATTCGAGGCTGGTCTATGTGCATTTTGATTCTCATGATCCCACCTTATCGGCGAAGGTTGCTAATGCCTACGCCAAGATGTTCATTGAAAATAATCAGCAGCGTCGTTCAAATGCTTTCTCATTTGCAATGAAGTATCTTGCTGGACGCTTGGAACAGTTGCGTATCAAGGTGGATAAGTCAGAAAGGAATGTGGTTGCGTATTCAACTGATGAAAAGATTGTTTCTGTCGGTGACGAAAAACCATCACTCTCTGCACAAAACCTGAGTGATCTTAATGCGTTGCTGGCCTCCGCACAAAATGAGCGGATTAGGGCCGAAGCCTCTTGGCGTCAGGCCAGTATTGGCGATGGTCTGAGTATCCCTCAAGTGTTGTCTAACCTGTTGGTACAGTCTTTGCGTACCGACCAGGCGAATATGGTCAATGAATATCAGCAGAAATTATCCATGTTCAAACCGGAGTATCCGGAGATGCAACGGTTGAAAGCAAGAATCAAAGAAAATACTAAGCAAATTAATGCCGAGGTATTCAATATTAGGCAATCGTTGAAGGCCCAGTATGAAGCTGCATTACGTCAGGAAAATCTATTGAATGACCGTATTGCAGTGTTGGAGAAGGATGAGTTGGATCTGAAAACGCGTCTTATTCGTTACAACCTACTCGAGCGTGAGGCTGAAACAGATCGCCAACTTTATGATGCGTTGTTGCAACGTTATAAGGAAATTAGTGTGCTTGGCGATGTTGGTAGTAACAATGTGACGGTAGTGGATGCTGCAGACATTCCGAGCCGCCCGATTTCGCCGAATTTGTTAATGAACACGATATTGGGTGGAATTTTTGGTGTCTTTTTAGGTTTGACAGTTGCTATGGTGCGTTATTCCATGCATGGAGCGAAGCGGATAAACGTGATGAGTGTTGAATAAAAGCAGTTGTATTGAGTGAAGTGTAGCAGGCGGTTTTCATTGATTTATTTCTGATGCTTGGTGGTCAGATTCCTTTTAAGTAAAGTGCCGGCGTTTGTTAGGGATTGATGCATGGTGGCAAATGCTGGTGAACGAAACCAACGTTGTCTGGTGGTGTGCGCTTGTTCCTCCCAAAATATGCGCTGCCCAGGATATGTGAGGAGTTCTATCAATGCTTCTGGCAGATCTGAACAGTGTTACTGATATTGCTTCTTCACCGCGGTTATTGTCGAAATATTCTGCTGCCGCTGATCTAATACTTCGTGTTTTTGATCTAACAATGGTGGTGCTGTCTGGTGTACTGATTTACAGATTGTTGTTTGGTAATTGGATGTTAACGGCCACATATCGTATTGCTATTGGTAACACGTTATTGTATTCGGTGATTTGTTTTTCTTTTTTCCCGTTGTATCGCAGTTGGCGTGGGCGTGCTCTGGCGCGGGAGCTGTTAGTAATTAGTAGTGCGTTCTGTGGTGTATTTATCTTGTTTTCGTTGCATACACTGATTGTTCAATTGGGACATCCTGTGTCCTGGTTATGGATTACTTTCTGGTTCCTTGGTGCGCTCTCTACCTTGTTGAGTGCGCGTGTAGCGCTTCGTAGTCTACTCAACTGGTTGCATATGCGTGGTGTGGATGTCCAACGTATTGTTGTGGTTGGGCTGCGTCATCCTGTGATGAAAATTCACCATTATCTGAATCGTAATACATGGACAGGGATGCAATTGATTGGGTATTTCAGTACTTCCTACGATGTCTCTGTATCTGAATATGTGAGGCGTCTTCCGTGTCTTGGGATTCCGGATAGATTGTTTGATTTTTTAGAAAAAAATCACGTTGAGCAAGTATGGATTTCGATGCCTCTCGGTGAGCGTGATTATATTAAGACGTTGTTGAAGAAATTGGAGCGTTATCCGATCAATGTAAAACTTATTCCTGATTTATTCGACTTTGGCACACTCAATCAGTCGGGTGAACAAATTGGTCATGTGCCTGTCATTAATCTTCGTCAGGGCGGGGTTGATCGAGATAACTACTTTTTTGTTGCCAAGACAATCCAGGATAAGGTGCTGGCCATGATTGCATTGCTATTGCTGTGGCCGTTGTTAATCATCATTGGGATTGGTATCAAGTTCAGTTCCCCAGGTCCGGTATTGTTCCGGCAACGCCGCCATGGCTTGAATGGGCGTGAGTTTTATGTGCTCAAATTTCGCTCGATGCGGGTGCATGACGATCAAAGTCAGCATCTGAAGCAAGCCAGTCGTAATGATAGTCGTATCACTGCTTTGGGTGCGTTCCTGCGTCGCACCAGTCTGGATGAGTTACCACAAATCTTCAATGTACTTGGCGGCAGTATGTCGATTGTTGGCCCGCGTCCTCATGCGGCTCAGCACAACAGTTATTACGAGAAGTTGATCCAGCATTACATGCAACGCCATTACGTCAAACCAGGGATTACTGGGTGGGCGCAGGTCAACGGTTTTCGTGGTGAAACACAAGAATTAAGGACAATGAAAAAGCGTATTCAGTATGATCTTGATTACATCAGGCGCTGGTCATTGTGGTTCGATTTTAGAATTATTGTTTTGACTTTAGTACGTGTACTTGGTCAGAAAAATGCTTATTGATCTTAGATGTTTCAGTCCATGCATGGTTGTGTCAGGAGAGTTTCCATGCTGATGTGTATGAAAAAGATCACCAAAGAGAATTCACGGAATCTTCTTGTTGGAATAGTTCTGTTTTTGGGAGTGGCTTATAACTTTCCGTTAGCCATGATTAACGCCAAAGTTTTTACGGTGACTCCAGTGATGACTTATGCAGTGGAGTTGGTAATTTATTTTGCCTGTTTCATGCTCGGATTATCTGCATTGCATCGCAAGCGCGTTGTGCTTGTGATGAGTGGTCTCGGGTTTCTCGTTGCATTGACGTTACTACGGTTTTTGATGAGTTTGGATTTTGATCCAAAATTCTTCAGGGATGCGCTGATTCCGTTCGCTTTTCTGATACTCGGTGCAGCCTACCGTGGATCTTTGCTGCGTCTATTCATGGGCATGAGTATTTTTATTACTTTTGTTGCTGTTTTCGAGTTAATGATGCCAGATGTTTATGGCGACATTGCCAATCCGAAAAGTTATTTCGTGAATTCTCGTGGTGCTAGCGCAGACGGTTTCTGGAATGAAGGGAGTAGTTTGTATCTTAGTGCGACGCGTCCGGATGAGCGTAACTTCTTTGCTGGTTCGAATTTACCGCGTGCATCTTCTGTGTTCATTGAACCGGTGACGATGGGAAATTACATTATATTTTTTGCTGCAATTGTGTTGGTTTTCTGGCGTTGGATGAGTGTCTCCGAGTTGATTTTATCGATCGCAATGATCGTATTTTTAATTGTCGCTTCAGATGGCCGTTTGGCGACTGGTACATGCATATTAATGGTATTGCTTGCACCATTTCTTAAACGTTTTGATCAGCGTTTTGCGTTTTTGTTATTTTTTTCGGTGTTACTCGGTGGATGGTTCATAGTTCAGCTGAATGGTATTCATACATATGACAAGGATACGATTCTGAGCAGGACTTTTTTCAGTGTGTATTCATTGGCTCACTTGCCCTTGGATTCGTGGTTTGGCTTGGATGTTCAGTCGTCCTATCGTTATTTTGATAGTGGTATTGCTTATTTCATCGCGTCACAGTCAGTTATCACTGTACTTGTTTTTTTGTTGTCTTATTCATTTCTTTTCGACATGCAAAGTCATGAGGGGAGGGGATTTAAAAACATGGCCATATTCGCATTTGCATTGAGTCTTTTGGTATCAAATAGTTATTTTTCGATTAAAACGTCTGCGTTGTGGTGGTTTACGTGTGGCTGTCTTTGGAATTGCTCGCCTAATGTATTGGCTGCAAAAAGGAATCTTGTAGAAGCGAGAGTGATAGCACAAGTAGGTGTGTCGTGATCAATAAAAAAAAGTATGTGCCAGTAGGAGTGGGGACATTAGCGCACTCTCCGGGATCTCTATCAGTTGGGCGTGATGCGCGTATTGATGCGGCGAAGGGACTGGGTATTTTTCTGGTGGTACTTGGTCATGCTAAAGGCCTCCCAGAATGGTGGGTTGTGCTGATTTACAGTTTCCACGTGCCGTTATTTTTTCTGTTATCTGGTTGGGCTGCTGGCACGAATATGCGTCAGTCTGGATTCTGCGAATGTTTGTTGCACTTGATGCGTACCTTACTGGTTCCATATGTATTCTTTTTTTTCGTTGGTTATATCTATTGGTTGCTTACACGTCATATTGGTGCGAAGGATTTGCGTTGGGGGATGCACCCTTGGTGGGAGCCGTTGAATGGTTTGTTGATGGGTGGAGGAACTGCTTTGTATGTCCAGCCGTCGTTGTGGTTTCTTCCAGCATTGTTTGTGACGAAATTAACCTATCAAGTGTTGTCTAAGTATGTTTCTTTAGAACGATTGGTCTTGTTTGGTGGGATATTTTCTTGGGTATGGGTAGGGTTTTTTCCTGGGTTTGGTGTGCGTTTCCCATTTTCTTTGGATGAATTGCCTATTGCATTTTTATTTTTCGTTCTTGGAGTGATGGGACGTAGGACGTCTTGGTTACGGCTGCTCCCGAAAACAAGAAAAGCGAATATGATTTTACTTGCTGTGTTGTTGTTTCCTTGGTTTCTGTTGGCGTTGTGCAATGAAAAAGTTGATATGAATATGCTTATTTTTGGCAATTCACCATTTATTTTTCATGTTTCCGCATTGTTAGGTGTGGCGATAGTGTTATGTATGGCAGCTCTTGTTGAACAATGGTCATTGGTACAATGGGCTGGGCGTAATACGCTGTTGATTTTGTGCACGCATACGCTAGTTTTTTTTGTGTTATTCGGAGTATTGTCTTTGCTCGGAGGGACATCTGGATTGATCTTGGCATTGCTTTTTTCAGCAATTACGTTGTGTTTTATTCCAATTTTTAGATGGATATTGATGAGGTGGATACCTTGGTCACTAGGTGCATGTTCATATATGCGAGCGCGTTCATCATGATGTGAGTTTTATCTTTATGTGATGGATCTCTAATATCTTATCGATATTCTGCTTTTATATGTAGTGATGCTCAGTGATTATATTGGTCTTCTATCAATAATTAGTGTCGCATTTAGGTGATGTGGTTTTTTTTATGTTGTGTTGGATTTTGATAATCGGCTGTGGCGACAGCGTTTTCCTTATTTTAGATAAGAAGTGCATTTGTTTTTTTATATTATAGGCATAATTAAGTATTTAGATATTTTATTATTCTTTAATGATTTTTTTGATTCATTAATAATGGGTTGGTGGTTTGTTCTAGGGAGTTTCATGCCAAAGTCTAATCCGTTATGGCTAAGGATATTGTTGTGTTATTGAAAATGATGTTCTTATCTTTTGAGCTTTAAATCTTTTTTTATCAAAAAATTATGGCTTGTTGCATTTAGTGGGGATCATTCGAATCTTTGTAATTTTGAATGGAATGGGAGCACTGTTTAATGAAAGTGGTGCATGTTGTTCGTCAATTTCATCCGTCAATTGGTGGGATGGAGGATGTGGTCTTCAATATTGCGATGCAGCTGCATTTGCATGCTGGAATCGGTGTTGATGTTGTGACGTTGAACCGAGTATTTACTCAGTCTGATGTTCTACTTCCATGTACTGATAAGTATCAGGGTGTGTCGATCCAGCGCATTGGTTATCGTGGTTCTTCGCGTTATCCATTGGCACCAGGAGTGTTGAGTATGTTGGATAAAGCCGATGTGATTCATGTACACGGTATTGATTTTTTTTATGACTTCCTGGCATTGACTCGAGTGTTACATGGAAAGCCAATGGTCGTTTCAACGCACGGTGGTTTCTTCCATACGGATTATGCATCAAGACTTAAATTACTTTGGTTCAATACGTTGACTAGGTTATCAGCGTTGGCTTATGCACGGATTATTGCGAGTAGTGAGAGTGATGGTGCGTTGTTTTCAAAGATCGTGGCGCCGAGTCGATTGCGAGTCATTGAAAATGGCGTAGATGTGGAGAAGTATGCAAGGTGTGGTGCTTCTGAAGCTGGACGCACTCTTTTGTATTTCGGGCGCTGGTCGATGAATAAGGGATTGTTGGAGACGTTGCAATTACTGGCTGTATTGTATGTGTTAGATCCGCGTTGGCGATTAATTA encodes:
- a CDS encoding polysaccharide biosynthesis/export family protein, with product MKLTGRFNSIMSLSLMCAVTLMACNTAPHSLASSLPVPDALLFPQVQPEYKVAPGDLLLIKVFQVDDLERQVRVDNTGRITLPLLGSIEVSNKGAAELETLIANRYRSDYLQDPQVSVFIQEANARRVTVTGAVTEPGTYPLIGSNLTLQQVIAQAKGINTLASLQNVVVFRTVKGQKMLARFDLARIERGKDPDPEIYPGDLVVVYRSDMRLFLRTLVEITPFVMVWRAYR
- a CDS encoding GumC family protein, which encodes MDYPNQTSSALFHSSEPLGLNLVDYLRVLLSQYWLIIGIAIGATSLTFGVSLLLPQKFRATATLQIERDVPKVMNVDNLIPVESPLDRDFYQTQYQLLQSRSLARAVIRKMNLGREPMFKPLVDKVLSKVQSLPVNTRNTAIESALIEMMLNSLKIEPILNSRLVYVHFDSHDPTLSAKVANAYAKMFIENNQQRRSNAFSFAMKYLAGRLEQLRIKVDKSERNVVAYSTDEKIVSVGDEKPSLSAQNLSDLNALLASAQNERIRAEASWRQASIGDGLSIPQVLSNLLVQSLRTDQANMVNEYQQKLSMFKPEYPEMQRLKARIKENTKQINAEVFNIRQSLKAQYEAALRQENLLNDRIAVLEKDELDLKTRLIRYNLLEREAETDRQLYDALLQRYKEISVLGDVGSNNVTVVDAADIPSRPISPNLLMNTILGGIFGVFLGLTVAMVRYSMHGAKRINVMSVE
- a CDS encoding undecaprenyl-phosphate glucose phosphotransferase; the encoded protein is MLLADLNSVTDIASSPRLLSKYSAAADLILRVFDLTMVVLSGVLIYRLLFGNWMLTATYRIAIGNTLLYSVICFSFFPLYRSWRGRALARELLVISSAFCGVFILFSLHTLIVQLGHPVSWLWITFWFLGALSTLLSARVALRSLLNWLHMRGVDVQRIVVVGLRHPVMKIHHYLNRNTWTGMQLIGYFSTSYDVSVSEYVRRLPCLGIPDRLFDFLEKNHVEQVWISMPLGERDYIKTLLKKLERYPINVKLIPDLFDFGTLNQSGEQIGHVPVINLRQGGVDRDNYFFVAKTIQDKVLAMIALLLLWPLLIIIGIGIKFSSPGPVLFRQRRHGLNGREFYVLKFRSMRVHDDQSQHLKQASRNDSRITALGAFLRRTSLDELPQIFNVLGGSMSIVGPRPHAAQHNSYYEKLIQHYMQRHYVKPGITGWAQVNGFRGETQELRTMKKRIQYDLDYIRRWSLWFDFRIIVLTLVRVLGQKNAY
- a CDS encoding polysaccharide biosynthesis protein GumE; the protein is MKKITKENSRNLLVGIVLFLGVAYNFPLAMINAKVFTVTPVMTYAVELVIYFACFMLGLSALHRKRVVLVMSGLGFLVALTLLRFLMSLDFDPKFFRDALIPFAFLILGAAYRGSLLRLFMGMSIFITFVAVFELMMPDVYGDIANPKSYFVNSRGASADGFWNEGSSLYLSATRPDERNFFAGSNLPRASSVFIEPVTMGNYIIFFAAIVLVFWRWMSVSELILSIAMIVFLIVASDGRLATGTCILMVLLAPFLKRFDQRFAFLLFFSVLLGGWFIVQLNGIHTYDKDTILSRTFFSVYSLAHLPLDSWFGLDVQSSYRYFDSGIAYFIASQSVITVLVFLLSYSFLFDMQSHEGRGFKNMAIFAFALSLLVSNSYFSIKTSALWWFTCGCLWNCSPNVLAAKRNLVEARVIAQVGVS
- a CDS encoding acyltransferase family protein; this encodes MINKKKYVPVGVGTLAHSPGSLSVGRDARIDAAKGLGIFLVVLGHAKGLPEWWVVLIYSFHVPLFFLLSGWAAGTNMRQSGFCECLLHLMRTLLVPYVFFFFVGYIYWLLTRHIGAKDLRWGMHPWWEPLNGLLMGGGTALYVQPSLWFLPALFVTKLTYQVLSKYVSLERLVLFGGIFSWVWVGFFPGFGVRFPFSLDELPIAFLFFVLGVMGRRTSWLRLLPKTRKANMILLAVLLFPWFLLALCNEKVDMNMLIFGNSPFIFHVSALLGVAIVLCMAALVEQWSLVQWAGRNTLLILCTHTLVFFVLFGVLSLLGGTSGLILALLFSAITLCFIPIFRWILMRWIPWSLGACSYMRARSS
- a CDS encoding glycosyltransferase family 4 protein, with product MKVVHVVRQFHPSIGGMEDVVFNIAMQLHLHAGIGVDVVTLNRVFTQSDVLLPCTDKYQGVSIQRIGYRGSSRYPLAPGVLSMLDKADVIHVHGIDFFYDFLALTRVLHGKPMVVSTHGGFFHTDYASRLKLLWFNTLTRLSALAYARIIASSESDGALFSKIVAPSRLRVIENGVDVEKYARCGASEAGRTLLYFGRWSMNKGLLETLQLLAVLYVLDPRWRLIIAGREYDYDQAALVYEVDRLGLSEQVDFHCSPSQSQLRFLMEQAQFFISLSRHEGFGIAAVEAMSAGLIPVLSDIPPFARLHRESGLGVLVDPLQPQQAAVAVQGLALQVDTHFIDWRSQAMAFSDRYHWRYVIGCYQDEYCRALGLSGEQEFLR